One Fusarium poae strain DAOMC 252244 chromosome 4, whole genome shotgun sequence DNA window includes the following coding sequences:
- a CDS encoding hypothetical protein (SECRETED:SignalP(1-17)), producing MQFSIVSILAIATVALAAPKAACNNGGLYYSDPKTLEPCKSECAGGTCALFGTCAQDPNVPLLCLAKCTC from the exons ATGCAGTTCTCTATCGTCAGCATCTTGGCCATCGCCACTGTCGCCCTTGCGGCTCCTAAGGC TGCTTGCAACAACGGAGGCCTTTACTACTCCGACCCCAAGACTCTCGAGCCTTGCAAGTCCGAGTGTGCCGGTGGTACCTGCGCTCTTTTCGGAACTTGTGCCCAAGACCCCAACGTCCCTCTGCTCTGCCTGGCCAAGTGCACATGCTAG
- a CDS encoding hypothetical protein (TransMembrane:6 (o6-29i41-62o90-115i127-147o171-193i205-226o)): protein MESRQTDLWVVTFVTFAAAVVITGMRLLSRRLKRIPLSWDDYFALCGFAVSIAWVVIVPYWLNRGLGLHMDDVVKMQNSTLTDELYQAKLLLFIAELFYAFGLFFAKISILSLYWRMFRVTNIRLPIQILFGCSLVWITFRIFMGIWHCVPVEKFWDDSVAGYCAIEDKKFFFGTTLVHAMIDISILILPMWQIGRLQLPMIQKAGIMVMFTFGFFICAAAIRLIVAARVFDDKSYDITWNICDIVIWATVEVNLINVSASLPTIRPACTFIFMCQNPRIRTGASSGSYPNTYSRSQTKQSIRLDTINKTKPNDESSSTHQLAESDDGIGNGGRGGSTDDFEAHAMDRFAPGGNQYSSTITGQRTNSGGGDYGSSFGGILVKNETTVHVSKH, encoded by the exons ATGGAGTCACGACAAACCGACCTTTGGGTCGTAACCTTTGTCACATTCGCTGCAGCCGTGGTCATCACGGGTATGCGGCTTCTGAGTCGTCGCCTCAAGCGTATCCCACTCTCTTGGGATGACTACTTTGCACTTTGCGGATTT GCTGTTTCAATTGCTTGGGTCGTCATCGTGCCTTACT GGCTGAACCGCGGTCTGGGACTACACATGGACGATGTTGTCAAAATGCAAAACTCAACGTTGACGGACGAACTATACCAAGCGAAACTACTTCTCTTCATCGCAGAGCTTTTCTACGCCTTCGGTCTATTCTTTGCCAAAATCTCCATTCTCAGTCTTTACTGGCGCATGTTCCGTGTTACCAACATTCGACTACCGATTCAAATTCTCTTTGGATGCTCTCTTGTCTGGATTACATTCCGA ATCTTTATGGGAATTTGGCATTGCGTTCCAGTGGAAAAGTTTTGGGATGACAGTGTTGCTGGATACTGCGCAATTGAGGACAAGAAGTTCTTCTTTGGAACTACTCTAGTGCATGCCATGATCGATATCTCTATTCTGATTCTACCCATGTGGCAGATTGGACGCCTTCAGCTCCCCATGATACAAAAGGCTGGTATTATGGTCATGTTTACCTTTGGCTTCTT CATTTGTGCTGCAGCTATCCGACTTATTGTTGCTGCCCGCGTTTTCGACGACAAATCATACGACATTACGTGGAACATCTGTGACATTGTCATTTGGGCAACTGTAGAAGTCAACCTCATTAATGTTTCTG CATCCCTCCCTACGATCCGACCAGCCTGCACCTTTATATTCATGTGCCAGAACCCTCGAATTCGAACAGGCGCCAGCTCAGGCAGTTACCCAAACACGTACAGCCGAAGCCAAACCAAGCAATCCATCCGCCTCGACACGATCAACAAGACAAAACCAAACGATGAGTCCAGTTCAACGCACCAACTCGCCGAGTCCGACGATGGTATTGGCAACGGTGGTAGAGGTGGTTCTACCGACGACTTTGAGGCTCACGCTATGGATCGTTTCGCACCAGGTGGAAACCAATACTCTTCTACTATCACGGGACAGCGAACCAACTCTGGAGGCGGAGATTATGGGTCTAGCTTTGGCGGTATCTTGGTTAAGAACGAGACTACGGTGCATGTTTCTAAACATTGA